In a single window of the Campylobacter hyointestinalis subsp. lawsonii genome:
- a CDS encoding septal ring lytic transglycosylase RlpA family protein, translated as MLLFTGCSVVKNIPYYPNKDFQTKSISNSSSMHKATMKPYTINGKTYYPTVVEVGDTASGIASWYGPNFHGKKTSNGENYNMNAMTAAHKTLPMNTMVKVLNLKNGKTTLVRINDRGPFVAGRIIDLSKAAASEISMISTGTAPVKLEVVGFYGKVETPSNKSATTHTYAGGNFMVQIGAFRKKAGADSYKKEFDKTSGYRTTVRNYVLDSEPIYRVFLAGFRSEDEARDFISSGKFKGAFIVRD; from the coding sequence GTGCTTTTATTTACTGGATGTTCTGTAGTAAAAAATATACCATATTATCCAAATAAGGATTTTCAAACAAAGAGTATAAGTAACTCATCTAGTATGCATAAAGCCACTATGAAACCATATACTATAAATGGCAAAACCTACTATCCTACTGTTGTTGAGGTCGGCGACACGGCTAGTGGAATCGCAAGCTGGTATGGTCCAAATTTTCATGGTAAAAAAACAAGTAATGGTGAAAACTATAATATGAACGCAATGACTGCCGCTCATAAAACTTTACCGATGAATACTATGGTAAAGGTGCTAAATTTAAAAAATGGAAAAACTACACTAGTGAGGATAAATGATCGTGGTCCGTTTGTGGCAGGACGCATCATAGATCTATCTAAGGCTGCAGCAAGTGAGATATCTATGATAAGTACTGGAACCGCCCCTGTTAAGCTAGAAGTTGTTGGATTTTATGGTAAAGTTGAGACTCCAAGCAATAAATCGGCCACTACTCATACTTATGCTGGTGGAAATTTTATGGTGCAAATCGGTGCATTTAGAAAGAAAGCTGGAGCTGATTCATATAAGAAAGAGTTTGATAAGACAAGTGGATACAGAACGACTGTTAGAAACTATGTGCTAGATAGTGAGCCTATATATAGAGTGTTTTTAGCTGGATTTAGAAGTGAAGATGAAGCTAGAGATTTTATAAGCTCGGGTAAATTTAAAGGTGCGTTTATAGTAAGGGATTAA
- the hisB gene encoding imidazoleglycerol-phosphate dehydratase HisB, with product MIKKHRVTKETDIELELEINGSGKSEINTGIGFFDHMLISLAKHSLMDIKLSCKGDLFIDDHHSVEDCGIVLGSAIKESIYPLKGVERYANSVVVMDEAAVECAMDLSNRAYLVYESKMNEKIGTFDSELIEEFFRALAMNAGITLHIIKLRGTNSHHIAEASFKAFAVAFRRAMSKNERIGIPSTKGIL from the coding sequence ATGATAAAAAAACATAGAGTTACAAAAGAAACAGATATTGAACTAGAACTTGAGATAAACGGTAGTGGAAAAAGCGAAATAAATACTGGTATAGGGTTTTTTGATCATATGCTCATCAGCCTTGCTAAACACTCATTGATGGATATAAAGCTTAGCTGTAAAGGCGATCTTTTTATAGATGATCATCATAGCGTAGAAGACTGCGGTATAGTGCTAGGATCTGCTATAAAAGAGAGCATATATCCGCTTAAAGGCGTAGAGAGATATGCAAATAGCGTTGTTGTTATGGATGAAGCCGCTGTTGAGTGCGCTATGGATCTTTCAAACAGAGCATACCTTGTTTATGAGAGTAAGATGAATGAAAAAATAGGTACCTTTGATAGCGAACTTATCGAAGAATTTTTTAGGGCTTTGGCTATGAATGCTGGGATTACTTTACACATTATAAAGCTTAGAGGGACAAATTCTCATCATATCGCAGAAGCTAGTTTTAAGGCATTTGCGGTTGCTTTTAGAAGAGCGATGAGTAAAAATGAACGCATAGGAATACCTAG
- a CDS encoding TatD family hydrolase, with amino-acid sequence MIIDTHCHLDDERYIDDLDDLIKNLQNNGIKQVIIPGADINDLPKACKIANRYDNIFFAVGVHPYETEGYDRDTLIKFAKDSRCVAVGECGLDYFRLPQTGVLEYKNRQKDVFIDQIKLASKLKKPLIVHIRDANEDSLNILKEYKDELVGGVLHCFNASPILLELSDKFYYGIGGVLTFKNAKKLVEILPQIPLDKVIIETDGPYLTPEPHRGERNEPKFTNFVAQKIADILNLTKDEVEEITTKNAQRLFNI; translated from the coding sequence ATGATTATAGATACTCATTGTCATTTAGATGATGAAAGATACATTGATGATCTAGATGATTTGATAAAAAATTTACAAAATAATGGCATAAAACAGGTGATAATCCCCGGTGCTGATATCAATGATTTACCAAAAGCGTGTAAAATAGCAAATAGATATGATAATATCTTTTTTGCAGTCGGAGTTCATCCTTATGAGACAGAGGGCTATGATAGAGATACTTTGATTAAATTTGCTAAAGATAGCAGATGCGTAGCCGTAGGAGAGTGTGGGCTTGATTATTTCAGACTTCCGCAAACTGGTGTTTTAGAGTATAAAAATAGACAAAAAGATGTTTTTATAGATCAGATAAAGTTAGCTTCAAAGCTAAAAAAACCTCTTATTGTACATATAAGAGATGCAAACGAAGATAGTTTAAATATACTAAAAGAGTATAAAGATGAACTTGTAGGTGGAGTTTTGCATTGTTTTAATGCAAGTCCTATCTTGCTAGAACTTAGCGATAAGTTTTACTATGGTATTGGCGGAGTTTTGACATTTAAAAATGCTAAAAAACTAGTCGAAATTCTACCACAAATTCCGCTTGATAAAGTGATAATAGAAACAGATGGTCCATATCTTACGCCTGAGCCGCATCGTGGCGAAAGAAATGAACCTAAATTTACTAATTTTGTAGCACAAAAGATAGCTGATATTTTAAATTTAACAAAAGACGAGGTTGAGGAGATCACGACTAAAAACGCACAAAGATTATTTAATATTTAA
- a CDS encoding lytic transglycosylase domain-containing protein — protein sequence MKFFTTILLCFLAASSLFGYIPTNSDYNSQLRVLKEFDIDPKYMKDPYFLAMKFDDSSSRKKSFVNTIKEEYKHISMLKELMDKHNMPKSFLYLAIVESGLSNKAMSNSKAAGMWQFMEGTAKLHGLKVDKYVDERRDPIASTLAAIKYLKKLKAQFGKWYLAIMAYNCGDGNLKKAIAKAGTDDLSVLVDPDKKYLSLETRIFIRKILLIANMAEDSDFIIANDSSILNNANQISIVRVSVPGGTALSEVAEAIGLSTKKMKEYNSHLRYGFTPPNLKEYYLYIPLNKKDIFATNFKPMDSKSFKIYDVKKGDTIAKIATKWKVSPKEIQKYNDITKVKPNDKIIILTSKNRPTLANYIVKKGDTLLGISKKFDVEVEDIVELNNLKSSRLEIGDSIVIPK from the coding sequence ATGAAATTTTTTACAACTATTTTACTATGTTTTTTAGCTGCTAGTTCGCTTTTTGGATATATACCTACAAATAGTGATTATAACTCACAACTAAGAGTTTTGAAAGAGTTTGATATAGATCCTAAATACATGAAAGATCCATACTTTTTAGCTATGAAATTTGATGATTCTAGTTCTAGAAAAAAAAGTTTCGTAAATACCATAAAAGAAGAATACAAACATATATCTATGTTAAAAGAGCTTATGGATAAGCACAATATGCCAAAATCATTTTTGTATCTTGCTATAGTTGAGAGCGGACTATCAAATAAAGCGATGTCAAATTCAAAAGCAGCCGGTATGTGGCAGTTTATGGAAGGTACAGCAAAACTTCACGGGTTAAAAGTAGATAAATATGTCGATGAAAGACGTGATCCTATCGCTTCTACTCTTGCAGCGATAAAATATTTAAAAAAATTAAAAGCACAATTTGGAAAATGGTATTTGGCTATCATGGCTTATAATTGTGGCGATGGAAATTTGAAAAAAGCTATCGCAAAAGCTGGAACTGACGATCTTAGCGTTTTAGTAGATCCGGATAAAAAATACCTTTCTTTAGAAACTAGAATATTTATAAGAAAGATACTTTTAATTGCAAATATGGCTGAAGATAGTGATTTTATCATTGCAAATGATTCTTCGATACTAAATAATGCAAATCAAATAAGCATAGTAAGAGTTTCAGTGCCAGGAGGAACTGCTTTGAGCGAAGTCGCAGAAGCTATAGGGCTTAGCACTAAAAAGATGAAAGAGTATAACTCTCATTTAAGATACGGCTTTACTCCGCCAAATTTAAAAGAGTATTATCTTTATATACCACTTAATAAAAAAGATATTTTTGCAACAAATTTTAAACCTATGGATAGTAAATCATTTAAAATTTATGATGTTAAAAAAGGCGATACTATAGCTAAAATAGCGACTAAATGGAAAGTTAGTCCTAAAGAAATTCAAAAATACAACGACATAACAAAGGTAAAGCCAAACGATAAAATTATTATTTTAACATCAAAAAATCGCCCGACATTAGCAAATTATATAGTTAAAAAAGGTGACACACTACTTGGAATTTCTAAAAAATTTGATGTAGAAGTAGAAGATATAGTAGAGTTAAATAATCTCAAAAGCTCACGTCTAGAAATAGGAGATAGTATTGTTATACCTAAATAA